The following coding sequences lie in one Klebsiella huaxiensis genomic window:
- the kdsB gene encoding 3-deoxy-manno-octulosonate cytidylyltransferase → MSFVVIIPARFASTRLPGKPLQDINGKPMIVHVLERARESGADRIIVATDHPDVARAVEAAGGEVCMTREDHQSGTERLAEVVEKCAFSDDTIIVNIQGDEPMIPPAIVRQVAENLAASTSGMATLAVPIHDAEEAFNPNAVKVVMDAAGYALYFSRATIPWDRDRFAQSRETIGDSLLRHIGIYGYRAGFIRRYVSWAPSPLEQIEMLEQLRVLWYGEKIHVAVAEVVPGTGVDTPEDLERVRAELR, encoded by the coding sequence ATGAGCTTCGTGGTTATCATTCCCGCCCGTTTTGCTTCGACTCGCCTGCCGGGAAAACCGCTTCAGGATATCAATGGCAAACCGATGATTGTCCATGTGCTGGAGCGTGCACGTGAGTCCGGAGCCGACCGTATCATCGTTGCTACTGACCACCCGGACGTTGCCCGTGCGGTTGAAGCTGCCGGTGGTGAAGTATGTATGACGCGTGAAGATCATCAATCCGGTACCGAGCGCCTTGCCGAGGTGGTCGAGAAATGCGCCTTTAGTGACGACACTATCATCGTTAACATTCAGGGCGATGAGCCGATGATCCCGCCGGCGATAGTGCGTCAGGTCGCTGAAAATCTGGCCGCCAGCACCAGCGGTATGGCAACCTTAGCGGTACCAATTCACGATGCCGAAGAAGCGTTTAATCCGAATGCTGTGAAGGTCGTGATGGACGCTGCAGGCTACGCGCTCTATTTCTCCCGCGCCACCATTCCGTGGGATCGCGATCGTTTTGCTCAATCCCGCGAAACTATCGGCGACTCTTTGCTGCGCCATATCGGTATTTACGGCTATCGTGCCGGTTTCATTCGTCGCTACGTCAGCTGGGCGCCAAGTCCGCTGGAGCAGATTGAAATGCTAGAGCAGCTGCGCGTTCTGTGGTACGGCGAAAAAATCCATGTTGCGGTGGCTGAAGTGGTTCCGGGAACGGGCGTTGATACGCCGGAAGATCTGGAACGCGTTCGCGCAGAGTTGCGTTAA
- the msbA gene encoding lipid A ABC transporter ATP-binding protein/permease MsbA, protein MQNDKDLSTWQTFRRLWPIIAPFKPGLIVAAVALVLNAASDTFMLSLLKPLLDDGFGKTDRSVLIWMPLVVIGLMILRGITSYVSSYCISWVSGKVVMTMRRRLFSHMMGMPVAFFDKQSTGTLLSRITYDSEQVASSSSSALITVVREGASIIGLFIMMFYYSWQLSVILIVLAPIVSIAIRVVSKRFRNISKNMQNTMGQVTTSAEQMLKGHKEVLMFGGQAVETKRFDKVSNKMRLQGMKMVSASSISDPIIQLIASLALAFVLYAASFPSVMETLTAGTITVVFSSMIALMRPLKSLTNVNAQFQRGMAACQTLFAILDSEQEKDEGKRVIERAKGNLEFKNVTFRYPGREVAALRNIDLNIPEGKTVALVGRSGSGKSTIASLITRFYDVDEGQILLDGHDLREYTLTSLRDQVALVSQNVHLFNDTVANNIAYARTEEYSREQIEEAARMAYAMDFINKMDNGLDTIIGENGVMLSGGQRQRIAIARALLRNSPILILDEATSALDTESERAIQAALDELQKNRTSLVIAHRLSTIEQADEIVVVEDGQIVERGSHTDLLEHKGVYAQLHKMQFGA, encoded by the coding sequence ATGCAGAACGATAAAGATCTCTCCACGTGGCAGACCTTCCGCCGACTCTGGCCGATTATAGCGCCGTTTAAACCCGGGCTAATCGTTGCGGCAGTGGCGCTAGTGCTTAACGCGGCAAGTGATACCTTCATGCTATCGCTTCTTAAACCGTTACTGGATGATGGTTTTGGTAAAACGGATCGCTCAGTGCTGATATGGATGCCGCTGGTGGTGATCGGGTTGATGATTCTGCGCGGCATTACCAGCTACGTTTCGAGCTACTGTATCTCATGGGTTTCCGGCAAAGTCGTGATGACGATGCGTCGTCGTTTATTCAGCCATATGATGGGAATGCCGGTTGCCTTCTTTGACAAACAGTCCACCGGTACGCTGTTATCACGCATTACCTATGATTCCGAACAGGTCGCATCCTCTTCTTCCAGCGCGCTGATCACCGTCGTGCGTGAGGGCGCGTCGATTATTGGCCTGTTCATTATGATGTTTTATTACAGCTGGCAGCTATCGGTGATTCTGATCGTCCTGGCGCCGATCGTGTCGATCGCTATCCGCGTGGTGTCGAAGCGTTTTCGTAATATCAGCAAGAATATGCAGAACACGATGGGCCAGGTGACGACCAGCGCAGAGCAAATGCTGAAAGGGCATAAAGAAGTGCTGATGTTTGGCGGTCAGGCCGTCGAAACCAAGCGCTTTGATAAAGTCAGCAACAAGATGCGTCTGCAGGGGATGAAAATGGTCTCTGCATCATCAATTTCTGACCCGATTATTCAGCTTATTGCCTCCCTGGCCCTGGCTTTCGTGCTTTATGCTGCGAGCTTCCCGAGCGTGATGGAAACGCTGACCGCCGGTACCATCACCGTTGTCTTCTCCTCAATGATTGCTTTAATGCGTCCTTTAAAGTCGCTGACTAACGTCAATGCCCAGTTCCAGCGTGGGATGGCGGCGTGCCAGACGCTTTTCGCTATCCTTGATTCCGAGCAGGAGAAAGACGAAGGCAAGCGGGTTATTGAGCGCGCGAAGGGTAACCTTGAGTTTAAAAATGTCACCTTCAGATATCCTGGGCGTGAAGTCGCTGCGCTGCGCAATATTGACCTGAACATTCCGGAAGGGAAAACCGTTGCGCTGGTCGGGCGCTCGGGTTCAGGTAAATCGACTATCGCCAGCCTTATCACGCGTTTCTACGATGTTGATGAAGGCCAGATATTACTGGATGGTCATGACCTGCGCGAATACACGCTGACTTCCCTGCGCGATCAGGTCGCGCTGGTGTCACAAAATGTCCATCTCTTCAACGATACGGTGGCGAATAACATTGCCTATGCGCGTACCGAAGAGTACAGCCGCGAGCAGATTGAAGAAGCGGCGCGCATGGCTTACGCCATGGACTTTATTAACAAAATGGACAATGGCCTCGATACGATTATCGGTGAAAACGGTGTGATGCTCTCCGGCGGACAGCGCCAGCGTATTGCTATCGCGCGCGCGCTGCTGCGTAACAGCCCGATTCTGATTCTCGACGAAGCCACATCGGCGCTGGATACTGAATCCGAACGCGCTATTCAGGCTGCGCTGGACGAGCTCCAGAAAAACCGCACCTCGCTGGTTATTGCCCACCGCCTGTCGACGATTGAGCAAGCTGACGAGATCGTGGTGGTGGAAGATGGCCAAATCGTTGAACGCGGCAGCCATACCGATCTGCTGGAGCATAAGGGCGTTTACGCTCAACTGCATAAGATGCAATTCGGCGCATGA
- the lpxK gene encoding tetraacyldisaccharide 4'-kinase: MIARIWSGESPLWWLLLPLSWLYGLVSGLIRLSYKLGWRKAWRAPVPVVVVGNLTAGGNGKTPVVIWLVEQLQQRGIRVGVVSRGYGGKAASYPLLLNADTGTAEAGDEPVLIRQRTGAPVAVSPSRSDAVQALLAANDLQIIVTDDGLQHYKLARDKEIVVIDGVRRFGNGWWLPAGPMRERASRLRSVDAIIVNGGVARPGEIPMLLRPGLAVNLLTGERRNVVAFDNVVAMAGIGHPPRFFATLESCGVQPVKTVALADHQALNQSDVAALATSQQTLLMTEKDAVKCREFAQANWWYLPVDAIMADERAQRLLTELVKLAQR, encoded by the coding sequence ATGATTGCTCGCATCTGGTCCGGTGAATCGCCTTTATGGTGGCTGTTGTTGCCGCTCTCCTGGTTATATGGCCTGGTGAGCGGGCTAATACGGCTTAGCTATAAGCTGGGATGGCGAAAAGCCTGGCGAGCCCCGGTCCCGGTCGTGGTGGTGGGAAACCTGACCGCCGGCGGTAATGGTAAAACGCCGGTTGTCATCTGGTTGGTGGAGCAGCTCCAGCAGCGCGGTATTCGCGTTGGCGTAGTTTCTCGCGGCTACGGCGGTAAAGCGGCAAGCTATCCGCTCTTGTTGAATGCTGATACCGGTACTGCTGAAGCGGGCGATGAGCCGGTATTGATTCGCCAGCGTACCGGTGCACCAGTCGCCGTCTCACCATCTCGTAGCGATGCGGTTCAGGCTTTACTGGCTGCTAACGATCTGCAGATCATCGTCACTGATGATGGCCTACAGCACTATAAGCTGGCGCGTGATAAAGAAATCGTGGTGATTGATGGTGTGCGTCGTTTTGGTAACGGCTGGTGGCTTCCCGCTGGGCCAATGCGCGAGCGCGCCTCACGTTTACGTAGCGTGGATGCGATTATCGTTAATGGCGGCGTGGCCCGGCCGGGAGAGATCCCGATGCTGCTCCGTCCCGGACTGGCGGTGAATCTGCTGACTGGCGAACGTCGAAATGTCGTAGCATTCGACAATGTGGTGGCGATGGCAGGAATCGGTCACCCGCCGCGTTTTTTTGCCACGCTTGAGAGCTGTGGTGTGCAGCCAGTGAAAACGGTGGCCTTAGCCGATCATCAGGCATTGAATCAAAGTGACGTCGCTGCACTGGCGACGTCACAGCAAACCCTGTTGATGACCGAAAAAGACGCGGTAAAATGCCGGGAGTTTGCGCAAGCTAACTGGTGGTATTTACCCGTCGACGCCATAATGGCTGATGAACGCGCACAGCGGCTGCTCACGGAATTAGTCAAGCTGGCGCAACGTTAG
- a CDS encoding winged helix-turn-helix domain-containing protein, whose protein sequence is MSVLSLSLKEARHLHLAAQGMLKKPRRRARPEDILQTIQQMSLLQIDTINVVARSPYLVLFSRLGHYPQGWLDEALRTGELMEYWAHEACFLPRSDFSLVRHRMLTPDKMGWKYHKEWMDEHAESIQELLNHIAENGPVRSADFEHPRKGTSGWWEWKPHKRHLEGLFTAGEVMVVERRNFQRVYDLMHRVMPHWNDERDGLSQEQAEDIMLRNSARSLGVFRPQWLADYYRLRQPSLPGLLAKWQEEGLVVSVNVEALGEMWLHRDALAQLESAPGGRLSASHSAVLSPFDPVVWDRKRAEQLFNFSYRLECYTPAPKRQFGYFVLPLLHQGKLVGRMDSKMHRKTGVLEIFSLWLEDGVKLTSGLEKGLKRAIDDFARWQDATQVACGQLPAELFTGQRQGWEIDAA, encoded by the coding sequence ATGTCGGTATTGTCCCTCTCGCTTAAAGAAGCCCGCCATCTCCATCTTGCCGCGCAGGGGATGCTGAAAAAGCCCCGCCGTCGCGCACGACCCGAAGATATTTTGCAGACTATCCAGCAGATGTCTTTATTGCAAATCGACACCATTAACGTTGTCGCCCGTAGCCCATACCTGGTGCTTTTTAGCCGCCTCGGCCACTATCCCCAGGGCTGGCTGGATGAGGCGCTACGCACTGGTGAACTGATGGAGTACTGGGCTCATGAGGCTTGTTTTTTACCGCGTAGCGACTTTTCGCTAGTGCGTCACCGCATGTTGACGCCGGATAAAATGGGTTGGAAGTATCATAAAGAGTGGATGGACGAACATGCTGAGAGCATTCAGGAATTGCTGAATCATATCGCTGAAAACGGCCCGGTCCGCTCAGCAGATTTCGAGCATCCGCGCAAAGGCACCAGCGGCTGGTGGGAGTGGAAACCACATAAACGTCACCTTGAAGGTTTATTTACCGCAGGCGAAGTTATGGTTGTCGAACGGCGCAATTTTCAGCGGGTTTATGACCTGATGCATCGGGTGATGCCGCACTGGAATGATGAGCGGGATGGGCTTTCGCAAGAGCAGGCAGAAGACATTATGTTGCGCAACAGCGCCCGCAGCCTGGGGGTTTTTCGCCCGCAGTGGCTGGCGGATTATTATCGCTTGCGCCAACCCTCGCTTCCTGGTTTGTTGGCGAAATGGCAGGAAGAAGGGCTGGTGGTATCGGTGAACGTAGAAGCGCTGGGTGAAATGTGGCTCCATCGCGATGCGCTAGCGCAACTGGAGTCAGCCCCTGGCGGCAGGCTGTCTGCCAGCCATAGCGCCGTACTTTCGCCTTTCGATCCGGTCGTATGGGATCGTAAACGGGCCGAGCAGCTGTTTAACTTTAGCTATCGGCTGGAGTGCTACACGCCCGCACCGAAGCGCCAGTTCGGCTATTTTGTTTTACCGCTTCTGCACCAGGGAAAGCTGGTGGGGCGGATGGATAGCAAAATGCATCGCAAAACCGGGGTACTGGAAATTTTCTCACTGTGGCTGGAGGATGGGGTCAAGCTGACATCGGGGCTGGAGAAGGGATTAAAACGGGCGATTGATGATTTTGCCCGCTGGCAGGACGCGACGCAGGTGGCCTGCGGGCAGCTGCCGGCGGAACTCTTTACCGGGCAACGACAGGGTTGGGAAATTGACGCCGCCTGA
- the ycaR gene encoding protein YcaR produces the protein MDHRLLEIIACPVCNGKLYYSQDKQELICKLDSLAFPLRDGIPVLLETEARPLAVEESQS, from the coding sequence ATGGATCATCGTTTACTTGAAATTATCGCCTGTCCGGTTTGTAACGGTAAGCTGTATTACAGCCAGGATAAGCAAGAACTGATCTGCAAACTTGATAGCCTGGCTTTCCCGCTGCGAGACGGCATTCCTGTACTGTTAGAAACTGAAGCCCGTCCGCTTGCTGTAGAAGAGAGCCAGTCATGA